A single window of Liolophura sinensis isolate JHLJ2023 chromosome 6, CUHK_Ljap_v2, whole genome shotgun sequence DNA harbors:
- the LOC135468782 gene encoding glutamate receptor ionotropic, kainate glr-3-like codes for MRCLIFLLLNCQGVQACSTDEVTLNVVLFSGEGPSRMGFEEAFAKYRDKHHPLPACVQITVNSVDVDTHLQLPEKGWTNIQSELIRQSRTNQVETHIVAGPYYMNVAMMLEQLNVTYLTTAGKGYHWSDMTRVEDTVNWATLVELVPPQEQQNMAVVDLFLVRHWKSAIMIMPDRKDREECSDLAQQMTDDRISLIPFSIPYNSTNTKKFIKIVLRHAELMAERQIIICSPRDHEDKLIFGVVEQAKKFNMLEKEDFAFVIVEPYSLLNALAGLDNNVNLGLFKAKCEILSFQFIHPQREIMNPYYAMAADSAVVIGKAMQGYFDEAGAKASNEDFTSLKLLRHIKQLSGVYGETGHLHFNKRGERSDYKLHLYKYGGAKVFRKIGEWTSTGKESRRSRINFTESEDDEEFELEDMGIFPNIVKVAVVVDAPFVMLKKGVTGRNYGGENEFVGFSIDLLHRLSRELLFTYEIYQAPNNSYGTKGENGIWDGMVGEILAGRAMLALGALSITSSREEVIDFTHGILTTGSNILIPKPQRTLSIFQFLKPFSPTLWYALLTAFFVLCVMFYLLDCQSDTQATRVFTPKECLWFCLGVLLMRGTDFSPKSTPQRILTTGYIFFALITVSTYTANMAAFLTTSNLDPGVNTFEDLLKSDDLAPLVVDHTSTMSYIRESKEELFKGIWQKISSHDGIVTTTEEGANRVAAGGHALIFDYRINTFKEQTLCKTMAVGLPILRLEHGIGLPAGNTSKRLLDMAILRLRESGYINMLIKKWWTEHRKCDKPGDSKSSEEAHFKIDHMAGIFIVGGSGLCLSVVFFTIKKLYLRKMGNSQDEDVGTSEDTDKPTTQPESPGSAHANRIVFGFGGDKLGQGAADL; via the exons ATGCGCTGCCTCATTTTCCTGCTCCTTAACTGTCAGGGTGTCCAGGCCTGTTCCACAGACGAGGTCACCCTGAATGTGG ttttattttctggaGAAGGTCCCAGTAGAATGGGATTCGAAGAGGCCTTCGCTAAGTACAGAGACAAACACCACCCATTGCCGGCTTGTGTTCAGATAACGGTGAACTCAGTAGATGTAGACACCCATTTACAGCTTCCAGAGAAAGGATGGACCAATATCCAAtcag AGTTAATAAGACAAAGTCGGACAAACCAAGTGGAGACGCACATCGTGGCGGGGCCGTATTACATGAACGTAGCCATGATGCTGGAACAGCTCAACGTGACTTACCTGACGACGGCCGGGAAGGGATACCACTGGAGCGACATGACAAGGGTGGAGGACACGGTGAACTGGGCGACTTTAGTGGAGCTAGTCCCACCTCAAGAGCAACAGAATATGGCCGTGGTTGACCTGTTCCTCGTTCGCCATTGGAAGAGCGCCATCATGATTATGCCTGACCGGAAAGACCGAGAGG AATGCTCAGACTTGGCTCAGCAAATGACCGACGATAGAATATCACTCATCCCATTCTCAATTCCATACAATTCCACAAATACCAAGAAATTCATCAAAATCGTTCTGCGCCACGCAGAGCTCATGGCTGAGCGACAAATCATCATCTGTAGCCCACGTGACCATGAAGACAAGCTCATATTCGGAGTTGTGGAACAG GCAAAGAAATTTAATATGCTGGAGAAAGAAGATTTTGCTTTCGTCATAGTTGAGCCG TATTCTCTGCTCAATGCTTTGGCTGGTTTGGACAATAACGTCAACCTGGGATTGTTTAAAGCGAAGTGCGAGATCCTCAGCTTCCAGTTCATCCACCCGCAGAGAGAGATAATGAATCCTTACTACGCCATGGCCGCTGACTCAGCTGTAGTGATCGGCAAGGCGATGCAGGGCTACTTCGATGAGGCGGGAGCTAAAGCCAGTAACGAAGACTTCACATCACTGAAGCTTCTACGTcacatcaaacag ctttctgGTGTGTATGGAGAAACTGGTCATCTTCACTTCAACAAGCGAGGAGAGAGAAGTGACTATAAATTGCATCTGTACAAATATGGAGGCGCCAAGGTGTTCAGAAAG ATTGGAGAATGGACTTCGACGGGTAAAGAGAGCAGAAGATCACGGATAAATTTCACCGAGAGCGAGGATGACGAGGAATTTGAGCTCGAGGACATGGGGATATTCCCTAACATCGTCAAAGTGGCTGTCGTGGTG GATGCTCCTTTTGTGATGTTGAAAAAGGGCGTAACTGGTCGGAATTACGGTGGTGAGAACGAGTTCGTTGGTTTCTCCATAGACCTCTTGCACCGGCTGTCGAGAGAACTGTTGTTTACTTACGAGATCTACCAGGCCCCAAATAACAGCTATGGAACGAAGGGAGAGAACGGGATTTGGGACGGCATGGTCGGAGAAATACTAGCTGGG AGAGCTATGCTGGCTCTGGGAGCTTTGTCAATCACGTCAAGCCGAGAGGAAGTGATAGATTTTACACACGGCATCCTCACTACCGGATCAAACATCCTGATTCCTAAGCCTCAGAGGACACTGTCAATCTTCCAATTCCTCAAACCATTCTCTCCTACACTTTGGTATGCCTTACTGACGGCGTTTTTCGTACTCTGTGTGATGTTCTACCTTCTGGATTGTCAAAGCGATACTCAGGCGACCAGAGTGTTCACGCCCAAAGAGTGTCTATGGTTTTGTTTAGGCGTGTTACTCATGAGGGGCACAGACTTCTCTCCTAAGTCAACACCACAGAGAATTCTCACCACAGGTTACATTTTCTTTGCGCTCATTACGGTGTCCACTTACACAGCCAACATGGCCGCATTCCTGACCACGTCCAACCTAGATCCAGGGGTAAACACATttgaagaccttctcaaatcTGATGACCTCGCCCCTCTAGTGGTGGATCATACCTCTACCATGTCCTATATCAGAGAGAGCaaagaagaattatttaaaggAATTTGGCAGAAAATCTCTTCACACGACGGTATCGTGACCACGACGGAAGAGGGCGCCAATCGTGTGGCCGCTGGCGGTCATGCCCTGATTTTTGACTACCGCATCAACACTTTTAAGGAACAGACCTTATGTAAGACAATGGCGGTAGGCCTACCCATCTTGAGGTTGGAACATGGCATAGGGCTTCCGGCAGGAAACACTAGCAAACGCCTACTCGACATGGCCATACTGAGGCTACGGGAAAGTGGCTACATCAACATGCTCATTAAAAA ATGGTGGACTGAACACAGAAAGTGTGACAAACCAGGTGATTCGAAGAGTTCAGAGGAGGCACATTTCAAGATAGACCATATGGCAGGTATATTCATCGTAGGCGGAAGCGGCCTTTGCTTGAGCGTCGTTTTCTTCACCATTAAGAAACTGTACCTCCGAAAGATGGGAAATTCCCAGGACGAAGACGTGGGTACTTCCGAGGACACGGATAAACCTACCACACAACCAGAATCCCCAGGAAGCGCGCACGCAAATAGAATAGTCTTTGGATTCGGAGGAGACAAACTTGGTCAGGGGGCCGCCGATCTTTAA